The following are encoded together in the Bradyrhizobium sp. CCGUVB1N3 genome:
- a CDS encoding multidrug effflux MFS transporter — translation MHGMMGKPTLSAQQNLATSRVMLMLLVAMTGVAPISLYMLVPALPVLATTFGRDISVAQMTVSLYMVGIACSQIIMGPLSDRFGRRPVLLAGLALMVAASIACIFADNLPQLIAARFFQALGGATGMVVSRAIIRDLYERERVGAMISLVIAVMMIAQMLSPLTGGLIETAFGWRAIFYAITAGALMIAVGIVLALPETHRARAAGSGFRGDVGSLIRNRAFVGYVLCQVLASQIIFTFAGGGPYIVVTQMGRSSAEYGAWFATTAFAYLVGNLLCVRFSPRHSLEKLIWFGLALQLSGSLLNLAWSFAGWNEAPAWLFGTQMVVMIGNAFVMANSAAGAISVRPEAAGTASGAMGFLQQGIGSLVSQFGAYLGGHSTTTLPLTSAILAISLLCASTMIFVVPRREVVVSEALIEQAEEEESGMM, via the coding sequence ATGCATGGCATGATGGGCAAACCGACGCTGTCGGCGCAACAGAATCTCGCGACCTCGCGCGTGATGCTGATGTTGCTCGTCGCCATGACCGGCGTCGCGCCGATCTCGCTCTACATGCTGGTTCCGGCGCTCCCCGTCCTGGCGACGACGTTCGGTCGCGACATCTCCGTCGCGCAGATGACGGTGTCGCTCTACATGGTCGGCATCGCCTGCTCGCAGATCATCATGGGACCGCTGTCGGACCGGTTCGGCCGGCGACCGGTGCTGCTCGCAGGGCTCGCGCTGATGGTCGCGGCGAGCATCGCCTGCATCTTCGCGGATAACCTGCCGCAACTGATCGCCGCACGCTTCTTCCAGGCGCTGGGCGGCGCCACCGGCATGGTGGTGAGCCGCGCCATCATCCGCGATCTCTACGAGCGTGAGCGCGTCGGCGCGATGATCAGCCTCGTCATCGCCGTCATGATGATCGCGCAAATGCTGTCGCCCCTGACCGGCGGCCTGATCGAGACCGCGTTCGGCTGGCGCGCGATCTTCTACGCCATCACGGCAGGCGCGCTCATGATCGCCGTCGGCATCGTGCTGGCGCTGCCCGAGACGCACCGCGCCCGCGCCGCCGGCAGCGGCTTTCGCGGCGACGTCGGCAGCCTCATCCGCAATCGCGCCTTCGTCGGCTATGTGCTGTGCCAGGTGCTGGCCTCGCAGATCATCTTCACCTTCGCCGGCGGCGGTCCCTATATCGTGGTGACGCAGATGGGCCGCAGCAGCGCCGAATATGGCGCATGGTTCGCGACCACGGCGTTTGCCTATCTGGTCGGCAATCTCCTCTGCGTGCGCTTTTCGCCGCGGCACTCGCTGGAGAAACTGATCTGGTTCGGGCTCGCGCTCCAACTCAGCGGCAGCTTGCTGAACCTGGCCTGGAGTTTTGCGGGTTGGAACGAAGCTCCCGCCTGGCTGTTCGGCACGCAGATGGTCGTGATGATCGGCAATGCCTTCGTGATGGCGAATTCGGCGGCCGGCGCGATCAGCGTCCGCCCGGAGGCGGCCGGCACCGCGTCAGGCGCGATGGGCTTCCTGCAGCAGGGCATCGGCTCGCTGGTGTCGCAATTCGGCGCCTATCTCGGCGGACATTCGACCACGACACTGCCGCTGACCTCGGCGATCCTGGCCATCTCACTGCTGTGCGCCTCCACGATGATCTTCGTCGTGCCAAGGCGCGAGGTGGTGGTAAGCGAAGCGCTGATCGAGCAGGCGGAGGAAGAAGAAAGCGGGATGATGTGA
- a CDS encoding aminopeptidase P family protein — protein sequence MFEAHFQTFEEPEAGVALSARLAALREELARRKLTGFVIPRADQQQNEYVAPSEERLAWLTGFTGSAGLAVVLLQEAAVFVDGRYTLQAAKQVDAKAWAVESLIEPPPESWLSAHLKAGDRLGFDPWLHTFAAAERLSAACAKAGAELVAVDSNPVDAVWQDRPPAPIAPVVIHATQYAGIAVAEKLAHIRSEIGKLGADALVLSDSHAVAWSFNIRGGDVAHTPLPLSYALVPKDGRPTVFIDHRKLSNLTRDHLEQSADVREPDALTPTLMALAKSGAAIALDNATAADALSRLITSSGGKPLRGADPVTLLKAVKNGTEIAGTKTAHRRDAVALARFLAFIDREAPSGKLTEIDAVEALETFRRDTGALKDVSFPTISGTGPNGAIVHYRVTRKSNRRIARGDLLLIDSGAQYEDGTTDVTRTMTVGEPTAEMRDRFTRVLRGHIAIARAVFPDGTTGAQLDTLARQYLWAAGVDFEHGTGHGVGSYLSVHEGPARISKLGTTPLKRGMILSNEPGYYKTDGFGIRIENLELVVASDIAGAEKPMNAFETLTLAPIDRRLIEVAMLSRDELDWLNAYHARVRAEVCPAIDDATKAWLDEATAELK from the coding sequence ATGTTCGAAGCTCACTTCCAGACATTCGAGGAGCCTGAAGCCGGCGTCGCATTGAGCGCGCGGCTTGCGGCACTTCGCGAAGAACTCGCCCGTCGCAAGCTCACGGGCTTCGTCATTCCGCGCGCCGACCAGCAGCAGAATGAATATGTGGCACCGTCAGAGGAGCGGCTGGCCTGGCTCACCGGCTTCACCGGTTCGGCGGGACTGGCGGTCGTGTTGCTGCAGGAGGCGGCGGTGTTCGTCGACGGCCGCTATACGCTGCAAGCGGCCAAGCAGGTCGACGCAAAGGCCTGGGCCGTCGAGTCGCTGATCGAACCGCCGCCGGAAAGCTGGCTCTCCGCGCATCTCAAGGCGGGCGATCGCCTAGGATTTGACCCGTGGCTGCACACTTTTGCGGCAGCCGAGCGCCTGTCCGCGGCCTGTGCCAAGGCCGGTGCCGAATTGGTGGCAGTCGACTCGAACCCGGTCGACGCCGTCTGGCAAGACCGGCCACCCGCGCCAATCGCGCCGGTCGTGATTCACGCCACGCAATATGCGGGGATCGCGGTGGCGGAGAAGCTCGCGCATATCCGTAGCGAGATCGGCAAGCTCGGCGCCGATGCGCTGGTGCTGTCCGACAGCCATGCGGTGGCCTGGAGCTTCAACATCCGCGGCGGCGACGTTGCGCATACGCCCTTGCCGCTGTCCTACGCCTTGGTGCCAAAGGACGGCCGGCCGACCGTGTTCATCGACCACCGAAAACTCTCCAACCTGACGCGCGACCATCTCGAACAGTCCGCCGACGTGCGCGAGCCGGATGCGCTGACGCCGACGCTGATGGCGCTGGCCAAGAGCGGCGCCGCGATTGCGCTGGACAATGCGACCGCAGCCGACGCGCTCAGCCGGCTGATCACGAGCAGCGGCGGCAAGCCGCTGCGCGGCGCCGATCCGGTGACGCTGCTGAAGGCGGTGAAGAACGGCACCGAGATCGCCGGGACGAAGACCGCGCACCGCCGCGACGCGGTCGCGCTGGCGCGCTTCCTCGCCTTCATCGATCGCGAGGCGCCCTCGGGCAAGCTGACCGAGATCGACGCGGTGGAAGCGCTGGAAACCTTCCGGCGCGACACCGGCGCGCTGAAGGATGTGTCGTTCCCGACCATTTCCGGAACGGGCCCGAACGGCGCCATCGTGCATTACCGTGTCACCCGCAAGAGCAACCGCCGGATCGCGCGCGGCGATCTGCTGCTGATCGATTCCGGCGCGCAGTATGAGGACGGCACCACCGACGTCACGCGCACCATGACCGTCGGCGAGCCCACCGCGGAGATGCGCGACCGCTTCACCCGCGTACTGCGCGGGCACATTGCGATTGCGCGGGCCGTATTCCCTGACGGGACCACCGGCGCGCAGCTCGACACGCTGGCGCGGCAATATCTCTGGGCCGCCGGTGTCGATTTCGAGCACGGCACCGGTCACGGCGTCGGCAGCTATCTCTCCGTGCATGAAGGGCCGGCGCGCATTTCCAAGCTCGGCACCACGCCGCTGAAGCGCGGCATGATCCTTTCCAACGAGCCCGGCTACTACAAGACCGACGGTTTCGGCATCCGGATCGAGAACCTCGAGCTGGTGGTTGCCAGCGATATCGCCGGCGCCGAGAAGCCGATGAACGCGTTCGAGACGCTGACGCTCGCGCCGATCGACCGCCGGCTGATCGAGGTGGCGATGCTCAGCAGGGATGAGCTCGACTGGCTGAACGCCTACCACGCGCGCGTCAGGGCCGAGGTGTGCCCGGCGATCGATGACGCGACCAAGGCGTGGCTCGATGAGGCGACGGCGGAGCTGAAATAG
- a CDS encoding 50S ribosomal protein L11 methyltransferase — protein MPPSPTHRASFAIGDEAAAKRVVDVLTEIFFDGDAAVAAFEQPDGRWDVTLHFAVAPDQDFLSGIIAETAGSQIADTLVFDSIEAKDWVKASLEDLVPVPAGRFIVHGSHDRDRVPPNKLAIEIEAALAFGTGHHGTTRGCLLLLDHVLKRSRPKRVLDLGTGTGVLAIAAAKALHRAVLASDIDPPSVRVARENAVLNEAGHHVHAIRATGFAAPDFAKWAPFDLVLANILANPLRQLAGPMTRHLAPRAHVILSGLLTPQASAVIAAYRARGLVPVRHLRIEGWSSLLLRKMG, from the coding sequence ATGCCCCCCTCCCCCACCCACCGCGCGAGCTTTGCGATCGGCGACGAGGCCGCCGCCAAGCGCGTTGTCGACGTCCTGACCGAGATCTTTTTCGATGGCGACGCGGCGGTCGCCGCATTCGAGCAACCCGACGGGCGCTGGGACGTCACGCTGCACTTTGCGGTTGCGCCGGATCAGGATTTCCTGAGTGGAATCATCGCTGAAACGGCAGGTAGCCAGATCGCGGACACACTGGTGTTCGACAGCATCGAGGCCAAGGATTGGGTCAAGGCGAGCCTCGAAGACCTCGTGCCCGTTCCAGCCGGACGCTTCATCGTCCACGGCAGCCACGACCGCGACCGCGTGCCGCCGAACAAGCTGGCCATCGAGATCGAGGCGGCGCTGGCTTTCGGCACCGGCCATCACGGCACGACGCGTGGCTGTTTACTTCTGCTTGACCATGTCTTGAAACGTTCCCGGCCCAAGCGCGTCCTCGACCTCGGCACCGGGACCGGCGTGCTGGCAATCGCGGCGGCCAAGGCGCTGCATCGCGCAGTGCTGGCGAGCGACATCGACCCGCCCTCGGTGCGCGTGGCCCGCGAGAACGCAGTGCTGAACGAGGCCGGTCACCACGTGCATGCGATCCGCGCCACCGGCTTTGCCGCGCCCGATTTTGCCAAGTGGGCCCCGTTCGACCTGGTGCTGGCCAACATCCTCGCCAATCCTCTGCGGCAATTGGCGGGCCCCATGACGCGACACCTTGCCCCGAGGGCGCACGTTATCCTATCGGGCCTCCTGACGCCCCAGGCGTCCGCCGTGATTGCGGCCTACCGCGCGCGCGGCCTCGTGCCCGTACGGCACTTGCGGATCGAGGGCTGGAGCAGCCTGTTGCTGCGGAAGATGGGTTGA
- a CDS encoding Flp family type IVb pilin, with product MVQKFWSDESGATAIEYGLIAAGIALAIITVVNSLGTSLNDKFGSVSSSLK from the coding sequence ATGGTTCAAAAGTTCTGGTCCGATGAATCCGGTGCCACCGCGATCGAATACGGTTTGATCGCAGCCGGCATCGCCCTGGCGATCATTACCGTGGTCAACAGCCTGGGCACCAGCCTGAATGACAAGTTCGGTTCAGTTAGCAGCTCCTTGAAGTAA